Part of the Nitrososphaerales archaeon genome is shown below.
GCTCCCTTACATCAACGCCTATCCATCTGGAGCCCTTGCTCTGCTTTGCCCTCAATTCAGTCATAGTATCTATTGGGTCCATGCCTGCATTTTCTCCCAGCGTTACAGGTATCGTCTCCAGCGCTTCTGCAAACTTTTCAACGGCTAACTGTTCCCTTCCTGACAACTTGTTTGCCCATGCCCTCAGCTCCGATGCAGCATATGCCTCTGGTGCTCCTCCTCCAGCAACTATGGCTGGCTTCTCCATCACGTCCTTAACCACCATCAGCGCATCATGCACAGACCTATCAGCCTCATCAACAACCCGCTGCGAACCGCCCCTTATCAGCAAAGTAACAGCCTTGGGATTCTTGCATCCCTCTATGAAGACCCACTTGTCAGTCTCTACCTTTCTCTCCTCTACAAGGCCTGATGTTCCCAGATCTTTGTCCGTCAGGTCTTCGATGTTTGTAACAACCCTACCGCCAGTTGCCTTTGCCAACTTGTTCATGTCGCTCTCCTTTACCCTCCTCACAGCAAGTATGCCTGCTTTTGCAAGGTAGTGCTGCGCAATGTCATCAATTCCTTTCTGGCATATGACAACATTTGCACCCGTCTGCACGATCTTATCAACCATAGACTTGAGCATCCTATTTTCTTCATCCAGGAACTGCTTCATCTTCTCCGGGCTGTCTATGTTGATCTTTGCATCAAACTCAGTCTTCTCTATCTCGAGCGGCGCATTGATCAAAGCTATCTTTGCACCTTCAACCCGCTTGGGCATGCCACCATGCACAACTTCCTTGTCTAATACCACTCCCTGTATTAATTTCGTATCCCTTATTGACCCGCCGGCCTTCTTCTCCACCTTCACATCATCTATATCCACCTTATAGCTGTCGCCTACCTTCTCTGCCACGCTCAGTATAGCATCTACAACAATTTCCGAAAGGTATGGGCTGTCTTCCGACACAAGCTTTGACTGCATGCTTGTCTGCGCCACTTTAACAAGCGTGCTCTTGCTGTTTGGACTGACCTTTTCTGCAATCTCATTCAAAACTTCAATTGCCTTCGCAGATGCCTTCTTGTAGCCATCAACAATGATCGTAGGATGCACATCCTTGCTGATGAGATCTTCAGCCTTGTCGATAAGGGCGCCAGCCAAAACCACACTCGATGTGGTGCCGTCTCCAACCTCATTGTCAACAGACTTGGATATTTCGACCATCATCTTTGCAGCTGGGTGTTGCACGTCGATCTCCTTCAGTATTGTTGCACCATCATTTGTTATGGTCACATCGCCCAAGGTATCGACAAGCATCTTATCCATACCCCTTGGGCCAAGTGATGTCTTTACAATGTCTGCTACCAGTCTAGCTGCTACAATGTTGTTCCTCTGTGCCTCTCTGCCCTTTGTTTGTGTTGATCCTTCCTTTAAAATAACAACCGGCATTCCGCTAGTTGTAGGAATGGCAGCCATCTGCTACACACCCTTGATTCTATCTTCCTTACCAGGGTAAAATAAATTTTTTGCATAAAAATTTTTTAAAAGTACCCTATAACTGTTTAAAATATTCACGGAATGAAAGATTAAATATCTTTTTCGATTAATGAGAACATAGGATTTATGTTAGAAAACGATCTGTACAAGAAATGCCTTCACAAGGTTCCTAGAATAAGGTATGCAGATATCAGAACATTAAAAAGGAGACATCTTTCCGTTGCGTTGCGAAACAACCTTGTAGACGTTAGCGATCACGAGGATAAAATAGTGGGATGCAGGGCACTTGACAGTGGCTATGGCGTTTCAAGCACCAACAAGACTGATGCAGCTAACGCTGAGGCAGCATTGGAGCAAGCGGTGGAACTGGCCAGGGGCACAAGAGCCAGCATAACGTTAAGGCAAGTGACTCCAGAAGTAGGATCATACGAGCACCCAGTTAAGAACAAGCCGACTGTTGGAGATGCAAAGAACCTGATAATGTTTGTTAGAGACTCTATTAACGACAAATTGGATTCGGTCAAGCGCATAGAGATAGTTTTTTCATATACAGAATTGGATGCAGGTCTAGTAACATCGGAAGGTACAGATGTAAAGGAGTCATCCAGTACCACTGATCTGGAGATAAGCCTTACGATAAGAACACCTTCCGGAATGTCAGATATAAAGAAGGTCACTGGCGGAAAGGGAGGCATGGAAGCCATACAGCACAGGGACTTTGACAGGATAGTGGGTGATCTGGTAATAGTAGCAAGGAGCTTTGCTGGTGCCAAGCGCTTCTCGCCATTGGAATCGGGAAAGAAGTTCAGGGTTATACTTGATAGTGAGGCTGCAGGAGCGCTAGCACGTCTGATCTCATGCATGTTAACAGCAGATGGGTTCAGCAGTAAATTATTCGATACGTTAACAATACCAAAGGAGCTGGAGATAGTTGACAACCCATCGATACCGGGTGCATATGGTTCTTTTGTATGGGACGATGAGGGCGTGAGGGGAAGGAAGAAGGTTCTTGTAAGTGACGGCTCAGTTGATCTATTGCACACTAGGCTTACGGCTGGAGAATATGATGTTCCAGGCAATGCCCATGGCATATCACAGGTTCCTAAACCATCAATGAGCAATGTTTACATCAGCACCTCGGACTGGCACTTTGATGAAATGCTCAACGATACAAAGCAGGGCATATTCATGAAGGGTGCAAGAAGAGCGGAAGTAAATACCTCTAGTGGGATAATCGAGTTGGAACCGATCATTTCATATATAATCGAGCAGAAGGAGATCAAGCAGGCAATAAGCAATGTGAAGATGATCGACACGGTAAAAAATATCCTGCAGAACATAGACGCAATTGGAAAGCTAATTTCTCTAATACCCAATACAGAGAGGGGATTTAACGCATCAACTGGCGCTCCCTATATCAGGATAGACGGAGCAAGGTGTGCTTATGGCGTGATGCAGTAGAGAAAATTGAGCGTGCTTGCAAGTTTTACTCACCAGAGGGGAGTTTTAGGCATTCTACAAAGTTTAATAATGAAATTAACATTATATGCTTAGAAACAACCAGCCGGGGTTTGTTTCCATCTCAAGAGGAACCCAGTACTAAGGAGAGGACATCTCTCCTCTCCCACATCTAACTTTCAATATCAATATTAAATAATGCAGTTAGTTGCTACAATCTCAATCTGTTCATCTGATGCGATAACACTTGGTGGCTAACCAGTTAGACATCAAAGCACAACGTTCTTACATAGCTTTCTGCCAAGGATAACTATGAAGGAATCATCGCTATGCGAATCATGTGGTAACAGGTTCAATCCTATGGAGGTCTGTGCCAAGTGTGCCATGCTGTTCAGCAGGACAATATGCCTAGATTGTTGCACAGTTCGCGGCATCTGCGTCTAGGTGATCCATACCTTCTCATTAACGCTCGACATAACCTCCTAGAATTGTTATCATGTTTTCTGTCTAAAATGCAGTTGAGCGATCCTCTTCATTTTCAACTATCTCTAAAAACATTGATACAGCCCTAAAACTTTACGGCTGTGGGTAAAAACTACATATTTATTAATAGATGGTAAAAATTGCAAACTTTCGTTATCGTTCTATCTATCATTTAACGTATTGTTGCTAATTACCATTTGCACCTTATACCATAAAAAAGAAAAATGGATAGGAGCTCTAGATAGCTCCATTTGTGTACCGGTTATGATTTCCATTGCCGTGTCCGTTGACATTGCCATTCTTCTTTGACCTTCTGTACATGACAGCGCTTGCAGCTCCAACGCCACCAACGATCATGCTGTTCATAACACCTGGCGTATAGTCTTCCCTCCACTCAGCAGTGACATTCTTTGGCTTGTTCATTATCACGTTAGCACTTGCCGAGTCTCCAACATGGTCACCACTCCATCCATCGAACATGTACCTTGACCATAGGCCTGGTGGCGATGCCGGACTTTCCACACCTATCTTTGCAACCTGTCCATTATCGTACCATCCAGCTCCAGATACCTTGCCCTGTGATGTACTTAGTGACAGATAGTACTGGTCCTGCCATTTAGCTGTTACTACAGTGGGTCCCATCACCCTTATCTTCAGGTTCTGAGCTGTTTGATCAGTAACAGCGCTATTAGAACCAGCACCGGAATTCGAGCCGGAGCCGGTTTCAGGCTTTATCAGCTCCAGTCCTGATAGATCGTCAGCATGCAAAAGTTTGAACCCATCTGCAATGCCAGAACTTGTGGACAACTCAGATCCCTTTACATCCCATCCAGCAAAGACCACCCTTACCCTGTTCTTATCTATCTCCACCTCCTTCGTCGCTATTGAAATGTCTGCATACGTACCCTCAGTGTAGTAGCCGCTACCCCTTGCTGTTCCATATGGTGTTATTACATTAACATAGTATGCCTTGTTCCATTCAGCCCCTATTGTATATGGGTCATTCATAGTTAGGCTCGCATAGTTTGAATATGCATTGTCTATCACAACTGGGTTGTATCCTTGGCTTACCCACCTACCAAAGACATACTTGGTATCTATGGAGTTTGCATTGAACTCCTTCTCTGCAATGAGAGCGACCTTCTCGCCCCTGTCATACCACCCAGAACCGCGCACATCCAATGCAGGTATGGAACTTACCAGCTCAAGCTTGTACTGCTGCTTCCAGCTAGCCCGTATCGTAAGTGGCTTCTCTATTGCTATCGTATTCGTTGCTGAGTTCCTATAGTCACCATCGTCCCAGCCATTGAACACGTATCTAATGCCAGCATTGTTCTCATCTATTACCTCGGTTGGAGAAACGCTAAACTCAACTATAGAACCCTCGTTGTACCATCCGCTGCCTTGCACCCTACCATACTCAGATATGAGCTTAAGGTAATGCTGCACCTTGAAGACCGCTTTAAGATCAATGTCATTGTCAACGATCAGGGTTCTGCTCTTCTCCCTATTCAGATCATTCCAGGTATCGAACACATACCTTGTGCCTGTGTTTTCCTTTACACTGTCATCTATCGATATTGTGTGTTTGGAGTTAAGCGACCATTCGAACTTTAACGGGAGCTCTGTAGGCAAATACAGCTTTCCATCTACGACAACGTTTGCAATCCTTGGCAGCGTGTCTATGGTTATCTTTCTGATATCTCCTTCATACACATAGTTAGCCACAGCTTTGTGGTTTCTGTCCATGCGCAAGGTAACGGGGTTATCAGCATACCATTGCCCATTAACCTGCCATCCAACGAACTTGTATCCCTTCCACTCTAATGGAGCCTTGCCTGTAGTCACAACCCTGCCTTCATCGTATATGCCAGAACCGTCTATGTACAGTATGTTTGGGTATGAAAGAACAGCTAGTGAAAATTTCTGTTTTGTAGTTGTTAGTGTATGGTCATCGTTGTGGTCTGCACTTACCTGCTGGTAGCCAATAGATACAATGAACACGGGCACCAGCAACAGCGAAAGAAACAGTCTCAGGCTCTGCATTGTATCACCTACTGCTTGAACTCAAACCCTGTGGGGAACTTGTGTTCTATGCCGTTGTTTGGCTCTACAGCAACTACCTGCATGAAGAGTCTGCCCTTTTCAGTTATCCTGAACATGCGGCACGGCTTGTCGATCTGTTCAGCTAGGCCCATCTGCATGAGCGAGCCTAGGTACTTCTTTAACTGCCCGTAGCTCAGGTTTGTCTTGTACAGTATATGTGTGAGGCGCCGAGGCATCAGCATCGTCGTCAGCAAGTCTGTCATTATAGTTAGCTCATCTCTTCTACCATTTCCATTTCCATTTCCATTTTCGATCTCTTCGTATACTTCCATACTGTATAAATTGCGTAATTCATTTAAAAAGATTCAGATTTTTATACAGTGATTGCATAATTAAGATAAGATTTTGCAGAATTCATAGTAGTAATTATATTGTCTGGAGTAGGTGATGAGCATGGTGCAATAAGCACGTGTAAAAATGGAGAAATGATACTTCACAGTTGGTCCTTACCACTTCATCTTTTGAAGTTCATATGCATTAACAACTGATGCTAACAATTGCTTCAAACGCTTGATTATAACATCAAGTTGCCTTGCCTTTGCGCTCCATCGATAATCTTAACGGCTCACTTAACTTCACTACATCCTTACGCGGCTGGTACTCTACCAAACTAAATTTTAGCATAAAACCAAGAACGTATCTGATCAAAGCAGGATCCTTGTCTATAACTTTCAGAATCTGCTCTGTTCTCATGGCACCTTCCTTCCTCAGCATGTGTATTATCCTGTCTACCAGGTTGGAATACATGCTTGGCTCATACATGAGTGATCCAGCCACAAAATATTATTTGAAGATTATGCAGTAATGTGATAAAATTACGCAATCAAGAGCTATAGTTCTATATTTTGAGCCAACGCTACAATAATTAGTAAAAGGCATGCCAAAACTGCCTTTTAAGCAATATGTCTTACCTGCTTGACACACTGGGTCTAAACACGTGTTTATTCTGCGGAACTTATTTTAATTAATGTTGACAAGATGACGCAATGAGCAACTGGGCCAGACGAACGAGGAGAGACAAACTCACCATAATGGCACAAATACTTAAGAATGTCGATGAACCCATTAAGAAGACTAGGTTATTGTACAGGGTTGGCATGAACTTTCAGGAGCTTGACAGATACCTTCATCTACTAATAAGAACGGGTATGGTAAGCGTGATTGGTGATCGTACAAAGGCGTACAAGATAACAGAAAAGGGCCAATATTTCTTGAGTATAGTAGACAGCAGGGATATTGCAGAGTCTTCGGTAATGGAAACGGTGTTAAAGGCATAACACGTTTCATTAACTCCCACCTTTTATTTCGACACATGCAAAAAATCAACTGAAAGGATCAAGAGCTTTACAACATGGGATTCATTATTGAATATCACTATGCCGAGCTCCACAAGGTATAATTGTTGTGCGCAAACTTCTACTTTGTGAGGTATCTAGCTAATGCGGCATTTAGCTGACGCGGTATTGTCCTATGTAGCAGGGAAAGAGGGTAAAGTTAAGATCGATGATATCAGGGATAGGTTTGGTGTGAGCAAGGAAACACTAGACCAAGTTATAGATTTTTTAGTTGACTTTGGTTTCATGAAGACAGATAGGGGCAAGAAGTATGTAACGCTAAGTCAGGCAAGCAAAAAACTTTTTGAAGAGGAATCCTGAAGATTTTAACGTTAACAATAATCTGCTATCTGACATAAAAGCTGTATATAAATTAGATCAGCAATAAACACTTACAATTTGTCAGCAAGTTTATACTTTTTTCCATCATATAAAAATATGGGAAACAAATATCACGTAGTACGGATTTCCCTATATTTAACTAATAAAAGCATGAACTTAACTCAACTCTTCTCATATGTAGAACATACACGTGTATTATCCACGTGGAAAAAATAGAAAATTTGACCAGATCTTCTAGATCAACTTTTATACCACGGCGTTCTGAAAAGTATGGGTTGACAAGGAAAAGGGCTGTAGTAGATATATTGGGATCTATACTGAAAGCATTGAGCGAAGATCCTTTGAAGAAGACACAGCTTAGTTACAAGGCAAACTTGGACTGGAGAGCTACAGACAAGTACTTGAAATCATTGATGAAACTTGAACTTGTTGCTATTTCTGATGAAGATCCATCGCAGTTCGTGATAACGTCAAAGGGAAGAGATTTTCTAAAGCTCTATGATGACATGATGGAGTTTAGCAGGATCGAAGATATTATCCAATGAAGATAACAGTTGATCTTTCTAGCATATTGTTAACGTCAGTAAAAAGAAAGCTTATACATTCGGAGAGGATAGAGACGCGCTAAAACATAAAGCAGAAACAGACAGAATGCTAATATCATTAGCTAACGGTATTTTTCGAAATGAAAATGATGGTTAACTCATGGAATATGTAATACTAATTATTAGTATGTGATTATCAGGTGCTGCAAAGCAGTGCAGGAAGCACTTTATATAAACACATGAAATAAGATTGAACAGTCATACATATAATTTAAAAGAGAATTTGTTGTATTAGTAATAGATGGAAACAACAATGGAGAGGATCAGCGAGCCCTGTAGGGAAGAAACGCATACGTTCTGCGTTTATGCTTGGTGCACATGTGCATGCCACAGGAAAGGAAAGCACGGATCAAAGTAGATATTATTTTTTTGTCGATTAGCTGTATTCAGCACTAATCGATGATGATCATTTTACACAAATGTAACATGCAGGTTGATGAGTAAGGCGCGATAACAATTGTTGAATACTCTCCTTGCTTATATTCATATGAAATGAAAAGGACTTTTCATAATTTGTCAGATTCATGTTCTGGAGCTGAAGGGTTCCATTTTGTTCTCAATTCTATTTTGATCTGTATCTGTCTGAGTTTGTTATACAGCATCTATTGGCCTAATTTATTGTTTATCCGCCTAGATTGCCCCGTTCGTTCCATAAACTTTTGAATGTGTCCGTTTTTGTTGTTCTTATGCGGAGGGGCACGAGTTCTGCCATGCAATGTATAAAGGGACGAATTAGCTTTTTGATAAAAGAAGCAATATTTACGATTCTTAATTATGTATGAGTAACCTATATCCTTCATACCCTATTTTCCTGTAAAATTGAATAGAAGATCTACAAAGAAATTCCATGGCTCTTTATATTCAGCTAAACGCATTCTATCGCAAGATGAAAACAAACCTACGTTTGAGACTGATGAACAGAAAAGGATATTCTGCAATAGCGTTAGCGGCAGTGCTGATAGGTGCTTTCATGTTCGTGTCGCCAACAAGAGCAGCTTCTGGACAGGTCAGCGAGTCAGCGTTTCAAGCACTTGACAACTGCTACTTTGCTGGGGAAATTGGAGGGCTGGGGTTCATATTCGATATTCTCCTCCTTCTACCTGAGGACTTTGTCGAGATGAATACCGTAGTGATCACCAAAGGTACAACGCCTGTAGCCAAAACAGTACATGTAGAGAAAGAGGTCTACTTCTGTCACCTAGATCAGGGCAATGTACCAGTAATAGTGGAGCAGGACATCTATCTGGAGATATTCCAGAACATGAATACAAAGCAGGTCTTAAGGAAGCAAGCAGAAGTTATAACATGTGTAAAGAAGATCGATAACGCTGAAGTAATAGGCTGTGATAGAAAGGGCATACCAACCGATCCTGTTGTCGTGCAAGGCTGCTTCCCCGTTGACTGGACAATCTTCCTGATAGACTTCATAGGCGGATTAATCCTGCATGACTTCAACTACGACCAGGTAGTAAGACACCCCATGGAAACAAATACAGTAGTAAATCCTTCTAATACAAGGATTGCCAAGACCGTAAATGCTCAGAAGGAAGTGTTCATATGTGACTTTGGAAATGGCCCATTCAGCACCGGTGAAATCAATCCAAATGAAGTGAACAGCCTAGAGGACTTGTCTACGTTGGATGCACATGATTTCGAGGCGCTCAAGAAAGTGGATCTAGTGATATTCCAAGAGATATGGCAAGATGGTGACAAGCTACCAAACAACCCAATAACTAAACGCTCCGTCATAGCTGTCAAATGTGTAACCAATCTGTTGAGCGATACAGACAACGACGATGGTTTCGTGCCTGAAGTTGAGTCGTGCAAGTTCACCAACGTCACGTTGTAAGAAAAACAACCCTTTTTTTATATTCTTTTCAGAATTTATGATTTATTCAGTTTGCTAATGACGTTCCCATAGGCAAATAACTTGTTCGCGAAACTGTTTGCTAGTTGCTAACACACGCTTTCATCACGTTCGTCTTTTTCTAATATATGCCTGCCCGGCATCAAGGCCATTCCATACAACATCATATCCAAGGACAGAGATAAGGTCAGCATGACACGGTTCTGGTATCTCGTGTTGCTCAAGAACAGAGCATGCGTCTATAAACTTGCTCATTCCTTCCAGCAACTCTTCCATCTTCTTAGCCTTGATCTTTGAAACCATGTATTTGCCTATTATCATATAATCAGTGTTTGCAGCAAGTATTTTAGATACAGATTCTAATGGTATGTTGTGCTTCTCAGCAATCTGCTCTAGCGGTATTATCTCCTTCGTTTCATCAATGCTTATCTTCGTATTGCTGCTTCTCTCTATCATCTCAGCATCGATACTCTTCAAATAATCAATTACTGGTCTAACAGGTACCTCATTCTTGTAGAAGAAGACTTTCTTTGCAAATGAAGAAAATTTTGAGCATGCAAGTTCCTCATTCACTGCTATCAATATATCCGCATGAAGAGTTGAGAGAAGTTTCTGCACCTTTCTTTCCAGATACTCTTTCGTCCAGAAGCCAACTATTTCCAGATATACTTTTCTGCCATACTTCTCGAAGGCAAAGTCTGGAATTAGTGCCTTGCCATCTGCCACTACAGGATCTGGCTCTCTAACCAATTTCCAGCCGTTAGCAAGCTGTTCAAACCTTTTTGCAAACTTTTCTTCCACACTGCTATCGTATACTGCATTCATCATCACTTTTTCTTTCTCTTCATCATACATATCGTTGCTTCGCAGCTCTGGCGCGTTTTCATAGGATAGATCAAATTCGTACATCTTCCTTCCAGACATACCCTTCTTGACTATCCATGCCTTTAGATACCATCTATCTGAAGCGATGATCGATGGAACCAATTTTGCAATAGACGTGCCATATCTATCAGTCAACTTAAAGAGGCTCAAAGGGCCTTCTATAGAACACACAAGTTCCTTCGTTTTACCATCTTCATCTTCCTTGTTTTCGAGGTAGTACATGAGGCCAAGTCTCTTCACAAGCCTAAGCACGTGTTTCCAGTTTACTCCTCCATACACATAAAATTCAAACTTGGTGCAGTTGAACAGCAATGTCTGAATCAACGATAGGTTGTATGAAGCAATAAGGTCATGCGCTTCTACGGAATCAAACTTTTCCAGCACAAGATTCTCCTCAAGATCGCTCCACATCGCTTCTTCTACATCATTTGAAGAAACGCCCAGTTTACCTGCTACAACGCTTAACACTTCATCCCTTTCCGACCCAGTTAATGCAAATCCCCTTCTGGATGCTTCCTCAAATACCTCCCTTCTAACCATTACGGGATCAAGGTTGCTGCTGCTCACGAACATACACCTCCTTTCCAAAAGTGTGTACAGACCTCTGACGAGCTTGTAGTCATGCCCAGTTTCATACGTTGATATCCTTTGAAGAAGAGATCCTTTACGCTCCTTACTTTTCGCACATGTTTGAAATTCATTAACCATTTGTTTTGCTAGTTGCAGATCATCGTCTTCATTGGAAAATAGAGGGCTGATCTTTCCCTTCCTTATCTTACTTCTTAATAAAGGCAGAGGAAGCATGGCATCACCTTCCAGTCTGCTTATCCATCCTCTCTAAGGCTTTCTTTCTCTTCCTGCTTGTGCCCATCTCCCTCGTCTCCATTGAAACTATTTCTATCAGTCTGGCTGTCCTTTCATCCGCTTTTGGCCTTAACAACCTGCCCAGCCTCTGGATAAACTCCCTGCTGCTGCCTGTACCACTTACTATCACACCAAGTTCGGCATCTGGAACATCAACCCCTTCATCTAAAACCTTGGAGGTCACTATAGCAGAGTATCTGCCTTCCTTGAAGCCCTTCAATATATCGTGCCTTTCCTCCTTCTTGCTCTTATGTGTAATAAAAGGTACCAAGAAATGTTTGGAGATGTCATAAACCAGGCTGTTATGCTGTGTAAATATCAGGGTTTTAACACCTTTGTTCTCCGCTAGTATCTCTCTTAATTCATCGAACTTTGCCTTGCTATTCAATGCTATGTTCATAGCCTTGTTTCTAGCCAATATGGCATCCCTCGCAAGCTTGCTCCTTGAAGACATCATTATGAGTTTCTGGAACGCATTTGGGTAGTTCATCCTGAAACCCAGTTTCCTAATGCTGAAAAGGAACATGCTATAGTTCTTCTTGTATTCCAAGATTTCTTCGGGAAGCATCTCTATGTTGCGCCTCTCTATAGTATAATTGGCAAGATGCTTCTCCTCCGCAAGGTCACTTGGCGCGGCTTGATACACCACACCGCCAACAAGTCTAGGCAGATCTTTGTGAAGTCCGTCTTCCCTCTCAATAGTTGCTGTCAAACCCAGTCTGAATGTG
Proteins encoded:
- a CDS encoding winged helix-turn-helix domain-containing protein — protein: MTRKRAVVDILGSILKALSEDPLKKTQLSYKANLDWRATDKYLKSLMKLELVAISDEDPSQFVITSKGRDFLKLYDDMMEFSRIEDIIQ
- a CDS encoding winged helix-turn-helix domain-containing protein, whose protein sequence is MEVYEEIENGNGNGNGRRDELTIMTDLLTTMLMPRRLTHILYKTNLSYGQLKKYLGSLMQMGLAEQIDKPCRMFRITEKGRLFMQVVAVEPNNGIEHKFPTGFEFKQ
- a CDS encoding DEAD/DEAH box helicase family protein — translated: MLKARLYYDNGSIIIRDIAHTPFSTFDPRIKTLRAQALHYKDILEYLKGSDIEHEDNVLDLLPSPHIRAEKIALRDYQKKALNAWIRAGMRGCIVLPTGAGKTIVGIKAIEKVNSSSLIVVPTLDLMDQWVSVLSKHLNIPIGRLGGGEDQFEAVTVSTYDSAYIHASSLGNKFSLVIFDEVHHLASLGYRSIAEQLACTFRLGLTATIEREDGLHKDLPRLVGGVVYQAAPSDLAEEKHLANYTIERRNIEMLPEEILEYKKNYSMFLFSIRKLGFRMNYPNAFQKLIMMSSRSKLARDAILARNKAMNIALNSKAKFDELREILAENKGVKTLIFTQHNSLVYDISKHFLVPFITHKSKKEERHDILKGFKEGRYSAIVTSKVLDEGVDVPDAELGVIVSGTGSSREFIQRLGRLLRPKADERTARLIEIVSMETREMGTSRKRKKALERMDKQTGR
- a CDS encoding winged helix-turn-helix domain-containing protein; protein product: MSNWARRTRRDKLTIMAQILKNVDEPIKKTRLLYRVGMNFQELDRYLHLLIRTGMVSVIGDRTKAYKITEKGQYFLSIVDSRDIAESSVMETVLKA
- a CDS encoding TldD/PmbA family protein, with the protein product MLENDLYKKCLHKVPRIRYADIRTLKRRHLSVALRNNLVDVSDHEDKIVGCRALDSGYGVSSTNKTDAANAEAALEQAVELARGTRASITLRQVTPEVGSYEHPVKNKPTVGDAKNLIMFVRDSINDKLDSVKRIEIVFSYTELDAGLVTSEGTDVKESSSTTDLEISLTIRTPSGMSDIKKVTGGKGGMEAIQHRDFDRIVGDLVIVARSFAGAKRFSPLESGKKFRVILDSEAAGALARLISCMLTADGFSSKLFDTLTIPKELEIVDNPSIPGAYGSFVWDDEGVRGRKKVLVSDGSVDLLHTRLTAGEYDVPGNAHGISQVPKPSMSNVYISTSDWHFDEMLNDTKQGIFMKGARRAEVNTSSGIIELEPIISYIIEQKEIKQAISNVKMIDTVKNILQNIDAIGKLISLIPNTERGFNASTGAPYIRIDGARCAYGVMQ
- a CDS encoding DUF790 family protein, translating into MLPLPLLRSKIRKGKISPLFSNEDDDLQLAKQMVNEFQTCAKSKERKGSLLQRISTYETGHDYKLVRGLYTLLERRCMFVSSSNLDPVMVRREVFEEASRRGFALTGSERDEVLSVVAGKLGVSSNDVEEAMWSDLEENLVLEKFDSVEAHDLIASYNLSLIQTLLFNCTKFEFYVYGGVNWKHVLRLVKRLGLMYYLENKEDEDGKTKELVCSIEGPLSLFKLTDRYGTSIAKLVPSIIASDRWYLKAWIVKKGMSGRKMYEFDLSYENAPELRSNDMYDEEKEKVMMNAVYDSSVEEKFAKRFEQLANGWKLVREPDPVVADGKALIPDFAFEKYGRKVYLEIVGFWTKEYLERKVQKLLSTLHADILIAVNEELACSKFSSFAKKVFFYKNEVPVRPVIDYLKSIDAEMIERSSNTKISIDETKEIIPLEQIAEKHNIPLESVSKILAANTDYMIIGKYMVSKIKAKKMEELLEGMSKFIDACSVLEQHEIPEPCHADLISVLGYDVVWNGLDAGQAYIRKRRT
- the thsB gene encoding thermosome subunit beta: MAAIPTTSGMPVVILKEGSTQTKGREAQRNNIVAARLVADIVKTSLGPRGMDKMLVDTLGDVTITNDGATILKEIDVQHPAAKMMVEISKSVDNEVGDGTTSSVVLAGALIDKAEDLISKDVHPTIIVDGYKKASAKAIEVLNEIAEKVSPNSKSTLVKVAQTSMQSKLVSEDSPYLSEIVVDAILSVAEKVGDSYKVDIDDVKVEKKAGGSIRDTKLIQGVVLDKEVVHGGMPKRVEGAKIALINAPLEIEKTEFDAKINIDSPEKMKQFLDEENRMLKSMVDKIVQTGANVVICQKGIDDIAQHYLAKAGILAVRRVKESDMNKLAKATGGRVVTNIEDLTDKDLGTSGLVEERKVETDKWVFIEGCKNPKAVTLLIRGGSQRVVDEADRSVHDALMVVKDVMEKPAIVAGGGAPEAYAASELRAWANKLSGREQLAVEKFAEALETIPVTLGENAGMDPIDTMTELRAKQSKGSRWIGVDVRELKVADMMKKDVIEPLSVKEQIVKSATETASMILRIDDVIAASKPKESKPKGSGGGEDDMGGME